TCTCCTGAAAGTCTTGAAAAAATAATTGAATATCTAAAATCAGAACCACCAAAAACTCTCAATAGATTTCTTTTTAGAAGTGGAAGATACAAGGATAAACCTATAAGTTCTAGAGCATTTATGGGATATTTTGATTATTTAAATAAGAAATGTGGATTAGGAAAACCTTATAAACAAAATAAATTAAGGTCACATGCACTACGAAAATATTTTGGAACTACACTTGGAAGAGTGGGACTTCAACAGCTCACAATAGACCGTTTAATGACTCATAAGGTAGATGCAGTTACAGATGCTTATATCAAACCTGATATAACAAGTTTAAAAGAACAATATATGCAATGTATCGAAGAATTATCAATAGAAAATGTAAAAGTAAAGGTTCATGATATCGACAGTGAAGATAAAAAACGTTTAGATAGCCTGGAAAAGAAATATGAAGAATTATTAAAGCTTCACGAAGAAAAGGATGAATATAATAAGTTACCTTAACTACTTTTTTTTATTCTCAAATGCTCTCTAGTAAATAATATGGTATATTAAAACTCACAATTATTAATTTAAATTATTTTTAATGAGGAGTAGGGAGGTATTTTCCACATTTTTTGGGGGTCCAATTCGTGGGAGAATTGATAAAAAATTAGAGAAGAAAACACCATCCCATACTCCTATTTATTAGATAGAGTGAATGTTCTATTTGATAATTTGGTTTATTTTATTTACAAATTTTTTATAATTAGAAGGCGGGCAGGGAGGGGATTTTATCAAATTTCATGGACACAAAAAT
This sequence is a window from Methanobacterium sp. SMA-27. Protein-coding genes within it:
- a CDS encoding tyrosine-type recombinase/integrase → MLSSGMRSSDIRALKYSDFLTSLKDYIKIPKKRFVSVDEVIDLLEETSEIIIPTWRITAIKTNTKFFTFSSPESLEKIIEYLKSEPPKTLNRFLFRSGRYKDKPISSRAFMGYFDYLNKKCGLGKPYKQNKLRSHALRKYFGTTLGRVGLQQLTIDRLMTHKVDAVTDAYIKPDITSLKEQYMQCIEELSIENVKVKVHDIDSEDKKRLDSLEKKYEELLKLHEEKDEYNKLP